The following proteins are co-located in the Helicobacter acinonychis genome:
- the purA gene encoding adenylosuccinate synthase, which yields MADVVVGIQWGDEGKGKIVDRIAKDYDFVVRYQGGHNAGHTIVHKGVKHSLHLMPSGVLYSQCKNIISSAVVVSVKDLCEEISMFENLENRLFVSDRAHVILPYHVQKDAFKEKSQNIGTTKKGIGPCYEDKMARSGIRMGDLLDDRILEEKLKVHFKAIEPFKEAYDLNETYEKDLREYFEQYAPKIRPFIKDTTSMLIEANQKGEKILLEGAQGTLLDIDLGTYPFVTSSNTTSASACVSTGLNPKAINEIIGITKAYSTRVGNGPFPSEDTTPMGDHLRIGGAEFGTTTKRPRRCGWLDLVALKYACALNGCTQLALMKLDVLDGINEIKVCVAYERRGEKLETFPSDLKDCVPIYQTFKGWEKSVGVRKLDDLEQNTREYIRFIEEEVGVKIRLISTSPEREDTIFL from the coding sequence ATGGCAGATGTCGTTGTAGGGATCCAGTGGGGAGATGAGGGGAAGGGAAAAATTGTGGATAGAATCGCTAAAGATTATGACTTTGTGGTGCGCTATCAAGGTGGGCATAACGCAGGGCATACCATTGTGCATAAGGGGGTTAAGCATTCTTTGCATTTAATGCCCTCAGGGGTGCTCTACTCTCAATGCAAGAATATCATTTCTAGCGCGGTGGTCGTGAGCGTTAAGGATTTGTGCGAAGAAATCAGCATGTTTGAAAATTTAGAAAATCGTTTGTTTGTTAGCGATAGAGCCCATGTGATCTTGCCCTACCATGTGCAAAAAGACGCTTTTAAAGAAAAATCTCAAAACATCGGCACGACTAAAAAAGGCATAGGCCCTTGCTATGAGGATAAAATGGCAAGGAGCGGAATAAGAATGGGGGATTTATTAGACGATAGAATTTTAGAAGAAAAGTTAAAGGTGCATTTCAAAGCCATTGAGCCTTTTAAAGAAGCGTATGATTTGAATGAAACTTACGAAAAAGATTTGAGGGAGTATTTTGAACAATATGCCCCAAAAATCCGCCCCTTTATCAAAGACACGACCAGCATGCTGATAGAAGCCAATCAAAAGGGCGAAAAAATCTTACTAGAAGGGGCGCAAGGCACGCTTTTAGACATTGATTTGGGGACTTACCCTTTTGTCACAAGCTCTAACACCACGAGCGCTAGTGCATGCGTGAGCACCGGCTTAAACCCTAAAGCGATCAATGAGATTATAGGTATCACAAAAGCTTATTCCACTCGTGTGGGGAATGGGCCTTTCCCTAGTGAAGACACTACGCCTATGGGGGATCATTTAAGAATTGGGGGTGCTGAGTTTGGTACGACGACAAAACGCCCAAGGCGTTGCGGTTGGTTGGATTTGGTGGCTTTAAAATACGCTTGCGCCTTGAATGGTTGCACGCAATTAGCTTTAATGAAATTAGATGTTTTAGACGGAATCAATGAAATTAAGGTGTGCGTGGCTTATGAAAGAAGGGGTGAAAAATTAGAGACTTTCCCTAGCGATTTGAAAGATTGCGTGCCGATTTATCAAACTTTTAAGGGCTGGGAAAAAAGCGTGGGGGTGAGAAAATTAGACGATTTAGAGCAAAACACTAGAGAGTATATCCGTTTTATTGAAGAAGAAGTGGGGGTAAAAATCCGCCTTATTTCTACAAGCCCTGAAAGAGAAGACACGATTTTTCTATGA
- a CDS encoding flagellar export protein FliJ translates to MKKFASVLVQLKTLALEKIEQKLQNKRLELQQNEQQILSKQMDLSAFKNPNFGGMSLFLQTQQLKSALRIEIEHYQQECEILHESLKILEKDYLLANQELEKAKIILEKEKQKEKEIMEKKEQALLDENAMILHWQKESLHA, encoded by the coding sequence ATGAAAAAATTCGCTTCTGTGTTGGTGCAATTAAAGACTCTTGCGTTAGAAAAAATAGAGCAAAAGCTTCAAAACAAACGCCTGGAGTTGCAACAAAATGAACAACAGATTTTAAGCAAACAAATGGATTTGAGTGCGTTTAAAAACCCTAATTTTGGGGGAATGAGCCTTTTTTTACAAACCCAACAATTAAAAAGCGCTTTAAGGATAGAGATAGAGCATTACCAACAAGAATGCGAAATTTTGCACGAAAGTTTAAAAATTTTAGAAAAAGACTATCTTTTGGCTAATCAGGAACTAGAAAAAGCTAAAATCATTTTAGAAAAAGAAAAACAAAAAGAAAAAGAAATCATGGAGAAAAAAGAGCAGGCTCTTTTAGATGAAAACGCTATGATTTTACATTGGCAAAAGGAGAGTTTGCATGCGTAA
- a CDS encoding MotE family protein — protein sequence MRKILLTGFVLQALFSEEATQELLQCSAIFESKKAQLKDDLRQLSEKEQSLRILQTENARLLEEKNESLNQKEKEIEEKLKNLTAKEEAFKNLQAAEKKRLENLLKEDEEILRQIKQAKEGKIGEAYSKMKDSKSALILENLPVQNALEILMALKPQELGKILAKMDPKKAAALTELWQKPPRENQENQPLKTTESPIAPTPPNAPTIKEPNIKDPNAQEPASKGV from the coding sequence ATGCGTAAAATCTTACTCACAGGCTTTGTTTTACAAGCGCTTTTTAGCGAAGAAGCCACGCAAGAATTGTTGCAATGTTCTGCGATTTTTGAATCTAAAAAAGCGCAATTGAAAGACGATTTACGCCAATTGAGCGAGAAAGAGCAGTCTTTAAGGATCTTGCAAACCGAAAACGCCCGCCTTTTGGAAGAAAAAAACGAATCATTAAACCAGAAAGAAAAAGAAATAGAAGAAAAACTAAAAAATCTAACCGCTAAAGAAGAAGCCTTTAAAAACTTGCAAGCTGCAGAAAAAAAACGCCTTGAAAATTTGCTCAAAGAAGATGAAGAGATCTTAAGACAAATCAAGCAGGCTAAAGAGGGTAAGATTGGCGAAGCTTATTCTAAAATGAAAGATTCCAAATCGGCTTTGATTTTAGAAAACTTACCCGTACAAAACGCTTTGGAAATTTTAATGGCTTTAAAGCCCCAAGAGTTGGGCAAGATTTTAGCCAAAATGGATCCTAAAAAAGCGGCGGCTTTGACGGAATTATGGCAAAAACCCCCACGAGAAAATCAAGAAAACCAACCCCTAAAAACGACAGAGTCTCCCATAGCGCCCACGCCCCCTAATGCACCAACCATAAAAGAGCCTAATATAAAAGATCCAAACGCGCAAGAGCCTGCATCTAAAGGGGTATGA
- the rseP gene encoding RIP metalloprotease RseP — MMVVAAILMLAFLIFVHELGHFTIARLCGVKVEVFSIGFGKKLWFFRLFDTQFALSLIPLGGYVKLKGMDKEESDINEGSDSYVQKSPSQKLWILLGGAFFNFLFAILVYFFLALSGEKVLLPVIGDLENNALEAGLLKGDKILSINHKKIVSFREIRGIVVRSQGELVLEIERNNQILEKRLTPKIVAMLSDSNDPNEMIQYKAIGIKPDMQKIGVVSYSLFQAFKKALIQFKEGADLIIDSLKRLIIGSTSAKELSGVVGIVGALSHANSFHALLLFGAFLSINLGVLNLLPIPALDGAQILGVIFKSIFNITLPVIMQNALWLVGVGFLVFVMFLGLFNDITRLL; from the coding sequence ATGATGGTGGTTGCAGCGATTTTAATGCTAGCGTTTTTGATCTTTGTCCATGAGTTAGGGCATTTCACTATTGCCAGGCTTTGTGGGGTGAAAGTAGAAGTTTTTAGCATTGGTTTTGGTAAAAAACTTTGGTTTTTTAGGCTTTTTGACACGCAATTCGCTTTGTCTTTGATCCCGCTTGGGGGCTATGTGAAATTAAAGGGCATGGATAAAGAAGAAAGCGATATAAATGAGGGTAGCGATAGCTATGTGCAAAAAAGCCCTTCTCAAAAGCTATGGATATTGCTTGGGGGGGCGTTTTTTAATTTTCTTTTTGCGATTTTAGTGTATTTTTTTCTGGCATTAAGTGGGGAAAAAGTCCTACTGCCCGTCATTGGCGATTTAGAAAATAACGCGCTAGAAGCCGGGCTATTAAAGGGGGATAAAATCCTTTCTATCAACCATAAAAAGATAGTGAGTTTTAGAGAGATTAGAGGGATAGTGGTGCGTTCTCAAGGCGAGTTGGTTTTAGAAATAGAGCGAAACAACCAGATTTTAGAAAAACGATTGACCCCTAAAATTGTGGCGATGTTAAGCGATTCTAACGATCCTAATGAAATGATCCAATACAAAGCGATAGGCATTAAGCCGGATATGCAAAAAATAGGCGTTGTCTCTTATTCCTTGTTTCAAGCGTTTAAAAAGGCTTTGATCCAATTTAAAGAGGGTGCTGATTTGATTATAGATTCTTTAAAGCGTTTGATTATAGGAAGCACTTCAGCCAAAGAATTGAGTGGGGTGGTAGGCATTGTGGGAGCGTTAAGCCATGCCAATAGCTTTCATGCACTTTTATTGTTTGGGGCGTTTTTGTCTATCAATTTAGGGGTTTTAAACTTACTACCCATTCCAGCCTTAGACGGAGCACAAATACTAGGGGTTATTTTTAAAAGTATTTTTAATATCACTTTGCCTGTGATCATGCAAAATGCGTTGTGGCTAGTGGGGGTGGGGTTTTTGGTTTTTGTCATGTTTTTAGGGCTTTTTAATGATATTACTCGTTTGCTATAA
- the xseA gene encoding exodeoxyribonuclease VII large subunit: MDALSVSEINAKIKALLEATFLQVRVQGEVSNLTIHKVSGHAYFSLKDSQSVIRCTLFRGNASKLKFALKEGQEVAVFGAISVYPPRGDYQINCFEIEPKDWGSLALALEQLKEKLRLKGYFDKENKLPKPSFPKRVAIITSQNSAAWADMQKIAFKRWPMCELVCINTLMQGEGCVQSVVESIAYADSFYNTRNAFDAIVVARGGGSMEDLYSFNDERIADALYLAKTFSMSAIGHESDFLLSDSVADLRASTPSNAMEILLPSSEEWQQKLDGFNLKLQRSFKILLHQKKVHLEHLAASLKRLSFENKHHLNSLKLEKLKIALENKTLEFLRLKKTLLEKISTQLSTSPFLQTKTERLNALDNALKLAHAHLKLPKFGAFVSKNNQAIELEELKIGDKIELNNEKARASAAILSVDKA, encoded by the coding sequence ATGGACGCATTGAGCGTGAGCGAAATCAATGCAAAAATTAAAGCCCTTTTGGAAGCGACTTTTTTGCAAGTTAGGGTTCAAGGGGAAGTGAGTAATTTGACTATCCATAAGGTGAGTGGCCATGCGTATTTTTCGCTTAAAGACAGCCAATCAGTGATTCGATGCACCTTGTTTAGGGGGAACGCTAGTAAGCTTAAATTCGCCTTAAAAGAAGGGCAGGAAGTGGCTGTTTTTGGGGCTATTAGCGTGTATCCTCCAAGGGGGGATTATCAAATCAATTGCTTTGAAATAGAGCCTAAAGATTGGGGTTCATTAGCTTTGGCTTTAGAGCAATTGAAAGAAAAATTACGCCTTAAAGGCTATTTTGATAAAGAAAATAAATTACCCAAACCAAGTTTTCCTAAACGAGTGGCAATCATCACTTCTCAAAATTCAGCCGCTTGGGCGGATATGCAAAAGATCGCTTTCAAACGATGGCCGATGTGTGAATTGGTTTGTATCAATACTTTAATGCAAGGGGAGGGGTGCGTTCAAAGCGTGGTGGAGAGTATCGCTTATGCGGATAGTTTTTATAACACAAGAAACGCTTTTGATGCGATTGTGGTGGCTAGAGGTGGGGGGAGCATGGAGGATTTGTATTCTTTTAATGATGAAAGAATCGCTGATGCATTGTATTTGGCTAAAACTTTCAGCATGTCAGCTATTGGGCATGAGAGCGATTTTTTGTTGAGCGATTCGGTAGCGGATTTAAGGGCTTCTACGCCTTCCAATGCGATGGAGATTTTACTCCCTAGCAGCGAGGAATGGCAACAAAAGCTTGATGGGTTTAACTTGAAATTGCAACGCTCTTTTAAAATATTACTCCATCAAAAAAAGGTGCATTTAGAGCATTTAGCGGCTTCTTTAAAGCGATTGAGTTTTGAAAACAAGCACCATTTAAATTCTTTAAAACTAGAGAAATTAAAAATCGCTTTAGAAAATAAAACCTTAGAATTTTTACGCCTTAAAAAAACGCTTTTAGAGAAAATTTCTACCCAACTTTCCACAAGCCCTTTTTTACAAACTAAAACAGAACGATTGAATGCACTAGACAACGCCCTTAAACTCGCTCATGCGCATTTGAAATTGCCAAAATTCGGGGCGTTTGTGAGTAAAAACAATCAAGCGATAGAATTAGAGGAATTAAAAATTGGCGATAAAATTGAATTGAATAACGAAAAAGCCAGAGCGAGTGCTGCCATTTTGAGTGTTGATAAAGCGTAG
- a CDS encoding DNA methyltransferase, whose product MHKIFIMEALECLKRIEKESIQTIYIDPPYNTKSSNFEYEDTHADYEKWIKEHLVLAKAVLKQSGCIFISIDDNQMAEVKIIANEIFGVHNFLGTFITKQATRSNAKHINITHEYVLSYAKNKAYAPSFKILRTLLPVYAKPLKDLMRTIKSIFKQKGQAQAQLVLKEQIKELSKKEHFSFLKNYNSVDEKGEIYFAKDLSTPSNPRSVAIEEINLFLEPLKSRGWSSDEKLKELHYENRLIFKNKRPYEKYYLKESQDNCLSVLDFYSRQGTRDLEKLGLKGLFKTPKPVELIKYLLLCSTPKDSVILDFFAGSGTTAQAIIEVNKDYHLNWSFYLCQKEEKIKNNPQATSILKNKGYQNTISNIMLLRLEKIIKRSEYEILNMKF is encoded by the coding sequence TTGCATAAAATTTTTATTATGGAAGCTTTGGAGTGTTTAAAAAGAATAGAAAAAGAAAGTATCCAAACTATCTATATAGACCCCCCTTATAACACCAAGAGTTCTAATTTTGAATATGAAGACACTCATGCTGACTACGAAAAATGGATTAAAGAACATTTGGTTTTAGCAAAGGCTGTGTTAAAACAAAGCGGTTGTATTTTTATTTCTATCGATGATAACCAAATGGCTGAAGTTAAAATCATTGCCAATGAAATTTTTGGAGTGCACAATTTTTTAGGCACTTTTATCACTAAACAAGCGACAAGATCTAACGCTAAACACATCAATATTACCCATGAGTATGTTTTAAGCTATGCCAAGAATAAAGCATACGCTCCTAGCTTTAAAATTTTACGAACGCTTTTACCTGTTTATGCTAAACCATTAAAAGATTTAATGCGAACGATTAAAAGCATTTTCAAACAAAAAGGGCAAGCCCAAGCCCAACTTGTCCTAAAAGAACAAATCAAAGAGCTATCCAAAAAAGAACATTTTAGTTTTTTAAAAAACTATAATTCAGTAGATGAGAAAGGTGAAATTTATTTTGCTAAAGATTTATCCACGCCTTCAAACCCACGCAGTGTAGCGATAGAAGAAATCAATCTTTTTTTAGAACCCTTAAAAAGTAGAGGATGGAGCAGCGATGAAAAGCTTAAGGAATTACATTATGAAAACAGACTGATTTTTAAGAATAAGCGCCCTTATGAAAAATACTATTTAAAAGAATCACAAGATAATTGTTTGAGTGTGTTGGATTTTTATAGCCGACAAGGCACAAGAGATTTAGAAAAATTAGGCTTAAAAGGGCTTTTTAAGACACCAAAGCCTGTAGAATTGATTAAATATTTATTGTTATGCTCCACCCCTAAAGATTCTGTCATTTTAGATTTTTTTGCAGGTAGCGGGACAACAGCGCAAGCAATTATAGAAGTTAATAAGGATTATCATTTGAATTGGTCATTCTATTTATGTCAAAAAGAAGAAAAAATTAAAAATAATCCGCAAGCTACTAGTATTTTAAAAAACAAGGGGTATCAAAACACGATTTCAAATATCATGCTTCTGCGTTTAGAAAAGATCATTAAAAGAAGTGAATACGAAATTTTAAATATGAAATTTTAA
- the pgi gene encoding glucose-6-phosphate isomerase translates to MLTQLKTYPKLLKHYEEIKEMHMRDWFSKDKERASRYFVQFESLSLDYSKNRLNDTTLKLLFELARDCSLKEKIEAMFKGEKINTTEKRAVLHTALRSLNDTEILLDNMEVLKSVRSVLKRMRAFSDSVRSGKRLGYTNQVITDIVNIGIGGSDLGALMVCTALKRYAHPRLKMHFVSNVDGTQILDVLEKLNPASTLFIVASKTFSTQETLTNALTARKWFVERSGDEKHIAKHFVAVSTNKEAVQQFGIDEHNMFEFWDFVGGRYSLWSAIGLSIMIYLGKKNFNALLKGAYLMDEHFKNAPFESNLPVLMGLIGVWYINFFKSKSHLIAPYDQYLRHFPKFIQQLDMESNGKRISKKGETIPYDTCPVVWGDMGINAQHAFFQLLHQGTHLIPIDFIASLDKKPNAKGHHEILFSNVLAQAQAFMKGKSYEEAFGELLSKGLEKDEAKDLAHHRVFFGNRPSNILLLEKISPSNMGALVALYEHKVFVQGVIWDINSFDQWGVELGKELAVPILQELEGHKSNAFFDSSTKHLIELYKNYNQ, encoded by the coding sequence ATGCTAACACAATTAAAAACTTATCCAAAATTACTCAAACATTATGAAGAAATTAAAGAAATGCATATGCGCGACTGGTTTTCTAAAGATAAAGAGCGAGCGAGCCGTTATTTTGTGCAATTTGAAAGCTTGAGCTTGGATTATTCCAAAAACCGCTTGAATGACACCACCTTAAAGCTTCTTTTTGAATTGGCGAGAGATTGCTCTTTGAAAGAAAAGATTGAAGCGATGTTTAAAGGCGAAAAAATCAACACCACCGAAAAGAGAGCCGTTTTACACACCGCTTTAAGGAGCTTGAACGACACTGAAATTTTACTAGATAATATGGAAGTGTTAAAAAGTGTTCGGAGCGTTTTAAAACGCATGCGAGCCTTTAGCGATAGCGTGAGGAGCGGTAAAAGACTAGGCTATACCAACCAAGTGATCACCGATATTGTCAATATTGGTATTGGGGGGTCAGATTTAGGTGCACTAATGGTTTGCACGGCTCTAAAACGCTACGCCCACCCAAGATTAAAAATGCATTTTGTGTCTAATGTGGATGGCACACAGATTTTAGATGTTTTAGAAAAGCTCAATCCAGCCAGCACGCTTTTTATTGTGGCTTCTAAGACTTTTTCCACCCAAGAGACCTTAACTAACGCCCTAACCGCTAGAAAATGGTTCGTAGAAAGGAGCGGCGATGAAAAACATATCGCTAAGCATTTTGTGGCGGTATCCACCAATAAAGAAGCGGTGCAGCAATTTGGCATTGATGAGCATAACATGTTTGAATTTTGGGATTTTGTAGGGGGGCGTTATAGCTTGTGGTCAGCTATTGGCTTATCCATTATGATCTATTTAGGGAAGAAAAATTTTAACGCCCTTTTGAAAGGAGCGTATTTAATGGATGAACATTTTAAAAACGCCCCTTTTGAAAGCAATTTACCCGTTTTAATGGGATTGATTGGCGTGTGGTATATCAATTTTTTCAAATCCAAAAGCCACTTAATCGCCCCTTACGATCAATATTTAAGGCATTTCCCTAAATTTATCCAGCAATTGGATATGGAGAGTAATGGCAAACGCATCAGTAAAAAAGGCGAAACAATCCCCTATGACACCTGCCCTGTTGTTTGGGGTGATATGGGCATTAACGCCCAGCACGCCTTTTTCCAGCTCTTGCATCAAGGCACGCATTTAATCCCCATTGATTTTATCGCCTCTTTAGACAAAAAGCCTAACGCTAAAGGCCATCATGAGATTTTATTCAGCAATGTTTTAGCGCAAGCACAAGCCTTTATGAAAGGCAAAAGTTATGAAGAAGCGTTTGGCGAACTGCTTTCTAAAGGATTAGAAAAAGATGAAGCCAAAGATTTAGCCCACCATAGGGTGTTTTTTGGCAATCGCCCCTCTAATATCCTTTTATTAGAAAAGATCTCGCCAAGTAATATGGGGGCGTTGGTGGCTCTTTATGAACATAAAGTCTTTGTGCAAGGGGTTATTTGGGATATTAATAGCTTTGATCAATGGGGCGTGGAGCTTGGGAAAGAATTAGCCGTGCCGATTTTGCAAGAATTAGAAGGGCATAAAAGCAACGCTTTTTTTGACAGCTCTACCAAGCATTTAATAGAATTGTATAAAAATTATAACCAGTAA
- a CDS encoding DUF932 domain-containing protein, with protein MKFSTQPLSNNELKRLAPSLFTAEPYYEASDKYHFISTIDIIEEIRFHAWYPVAVSEASVRNEDKEGYQQHYVRFRYLDDFLRPSENCVELLLFNSHDRSKCFTISAGVFRFVCANGLVVADEVFESYQIKHIGEKANGVAVAIPSIVQAKDKIMDKISTFSQITLTEQDKISFAS; from the coding sequence ATGAAATTCTCAACCCAACCACTAAGCAACAACGAGCTAAAACGACTAGCCCCTTCGCTCTTTACAGCAGAGCCATACTATGAAGCCAGTGATAAATACCACTTCATATCCACCATTGACATTATAGAGGAAATTCGCTTTCACGCTTGGTATCCAGTCGCCGTGAGCGAAGCAAGTGTCCGTAACGAAGACAAAGAGGGTTATCAACAGCACTATGTCAGATTTCGCTACCTTGATGACTTCTTACGCCCAAGTGAAAACTGCGTAGAACTTTTGCTTTTCAATTCCCACGACAGAAGCAAATGCTTTACTATAAGTGCAGGCGTATTTCGCTTTGTATGCGCTAATGGCTTAGTAGTAGCTGATGAAGTATTTGAGAGCTACCAAATCAAACACATAGGCGAAAAAGCAAACGGTGTCGCGGTAGCCATTCCTAGCATAGTCCAAGCTAAAGATAAAATAATGGATAAAATCTCAACCTTTAGCCAAATCACTCTCACAGAGCAAGACAAGATAAGCTTCGCCAGCTAG
- a CDS encoding Rad52/Rad22 family DNA repair protein, whose amino-acid sequence MFNEKQLKLLNQERIKSREKAGITLSYLEGFDIIEAANQIFGFGSWGYEISALEPVSQERNENQNAVLHYKTIVKVQVFSPNRNVSITRQDIGFGTSVARNLADAHENAAKETVADALKRSLRTFGNQFGNSLYNKCRAKSNSRANQQQNLNAVQQPNSQQFNSTQTNFNQQQRTCL is encoded by the coding sequence ATATTTAACGAAAAACAACTAAAACTACTAAACCAAGAACGCATCAAATCAAGAGAAAAGGCAGGCATTACGCTATCCTACCTTGAAGGCTTTGACATTATAGAAGCAGCTAACCAAATATTTGGATTTGGGAGTTGGGGTTATGAAATTAGCGCCCTTGAGCCAGTTTCACAAGAGAGAAACGAAAACCAAAACGCAGTATTGCACTACAAGACTATTGTTAAAGTGCAAGTCTTTAGCCCAAATCGCAATGTGAGTATAACGAGGCAAGACATAGGGTTTGGTACTAGCGTAGCAAGAAACCTAGCCGACGCACACGAGAACGCAGCCAAAGAAACAGTAGCAGACGCTCTAAAGCGCAGTCTAAGAACCTTTGGTAATCAGTTTGGTAATTCGCTTTATAATAAATGTAGGGCGAAGTCAAATTCAAGAGCTAATCAACAGCAGAACTTGAATGCAGTGCAACAGCCAAATTCACAGCAGTTTAATTCAACACAGACAAACTTCAACCAGCAACAAAGGACATGTCTTTAA
- a CDS encoding 2-hydroxymuconate tautomerase family protein — MPFVNIKITKENGPTKEQKEELIAGVTEVLVKVLHKNKASTVVIIEEIDTDNYGLGGQSITQVRKANS, encoded by the coding sequence ATGCCTTTTGTCAATATTAAAATCACCAAAGAAAATGGTCCCACTAAAGAGCAAAAAGAAGAATTGATTGCTGGGGTTACAGAGGTGTTAGTCAAAGTCCTCCACAAAAACAAGGCTTCTACTGTGGTAATCATCGAAGAGATCGATACAGACAACTATGGCTTAGGGGGGCAAAGCATTACACAGGTGCGCAAGGCTAACTCATAA